Proteins encoded by one window of Candidatus Poribacteria bacterium:
- a CDS encoding M20/M25/M40 family metallo-hydrolase, with translation MRQRRSHCVWRCLFAILLFLPLSISAVASQRAFYRIPSADDAALTRLPTGSRVRHRSDGWALVEIPAEAHARLPYRSEFVALVRADRDYYWVGGLRGAPSGVEVLLTSGDYALVSTPIGEEWRLDGATAPHAHVVLEPMVRAVGSAVGRAPAAVPTLGREALLDDVAGSFDADRWFRHIETLADNDGTHSRYSRRVRQATHHNGHPPPDDAADRAADWIADQLRSYGYAVEDDPFRHLLYATDGDLLAEYRMRNVVATKPGTGFHRNRTLVLTAHYDSKATNTEGWEDQWRDRPAPGANDNATGVATLLEAARVFADKPFDYSIRFAFFSGEELGLFGSRHYAKAARDRNDDLLGVLNVDMLGYDADGVYDLHVIGDRNSEWMLHAVEALSRRYGNRLDVQPERDPDWVFSDHAPFWAQGYSGISFAEETDFESSEFYPQYHSEDDLPVHVTRAYGVEAARFVLVVAAEIGGVLVPEGPPSGGDGVQVFGASAFPNPYVVGGSRPLRIQYQLNRPADVRVEVYDVRGARLLTQEYAADSPFGRSGLNAPIIWDGRDAQGEPVPTGLYFVRIRASDESGSALDRALRLHVVPSEAYLSKPKSRISPNP, from the coding sequence ATGCGACAGCGGCGATCCCATTGCGTTTGGCGATGTCTTTTCGCGATTCTCCTGTTCTTGCCGCTGTCGATCTCCGCCGTGGCATCCCAGCGGGCGTTCTACCGCATCCCCAGCGCCGACGATGCCGCGCTGACGAGGCTCCCGACCGGTTCGCGAGTGCGCCATCGATCCGACGGATGGGCGCTCGTCGAGATTCCGGCAGAGGCGCACGCCCGCCTTCCCTACCGCAGCGAGTTCGTCGCGCTCGTCCGGGCTGACCGCGACTATTACTGGGTCGGCGGCTTGCGGGGAGCCCCGTCGGGCGTCGAAGTCCTCCTGACATCGGGTGATTACGCGCTGGTTTCGACGCCTATCGGCGAGGAGTGGCGGCTCGATGGCGCGACGGCTCCGCACGCGCATGTCGTCTTGGAACCCATGGTGCGAGCCGTCGGCTCCGCAGTCGGGCGGGCTCCGGCGGCTGTCCCGACGCTCGGACGCGAAGCCCTGCTGGATGACGTCGCCGGCTCGTTCGACGCGGATCGCTGGTTCCGCCACATCGAAACGCTGGCGGACAACGACGGCACGCACAGCCGCTATTCGCGCCGCGTTCGGCAGGCGACGCATCACAACGGGCATCCGCCGCCGGACGATGCCGCCGACCGCGCCGCCGACTGGATCGCCGATCAACTCCGCTCCTACGGCTACGCGGTCGAAGACGATCCGTTCCGCCATCTCCTCTATGCCACCGACGGCGATCTGCTGGCGGAGTACCGGATGCGCAACGTCGTCGCGACGAAGCCGGGAACCGGGTTCCATCGGAACCGCACGCTCGTCCTGACGGCGCATTATGACTCGAAGGCGACGAACACGGAGGGCTGGGAGGATCAGTGGCGCGACCGTCCCGCTCCCGGTGCGAACGACAACGCGACGGGCGTCGCGACGCTGCTGGAGGCGGCGCGGGTCTTCGCCGACAAGCCCTTCGACTACTCGATCCGGTTCGCCTTCTTCTCCGGCGAAGAGCTCGGCTTGTTCGGCAGCCGGCACTACGCGAAGGCTGCCCGCGATCGCAACGACGACCTGCTGGGCGTGCTGAACGTCGATATGCTCGGCTACGACGCCGACGGGGTCTACGACCTGCATGTGATCGGCGACCGCAACTCCGAGTGGATGCTGCACGCGGTCGAAGCGCTCTCGCGTCGCTACGGGAATCGTCTGGATGTCCAGCCGGAGCGCGACCCCGACTGGGTCTTCAGCGACCATGCGCCGTTTTGGGCGCAGGGATACAGCGGCATCTCGTTTGCCGAAGAGACGGACTTCGAGAGCTCCGAGTTCTACCCGCAGTACCACTCCGAGGACGATCTGCCGGTTCACGTGACACGAGCCTACGGGGTAGAGGCGGCGCGGTTCGTTCTGGTCGTGGCGGCGGAAATCGGAGGCGTTCTCGTGCCGGAGGGCCCGCCGTCGGGGGGCGACGGGGTTCAGGTGTTCGGCGCGTCGGCGTTCCCGAATCCGTATGTCGTCGGGGGGAGCCGTCCGTTGCGAATCCAGTACCAGCTCAACCGTCCGGCGGATGTCCGCGTTGAAGTCTACGATGTGCGCGGCGCGAGGCTGCTCACGCAGGAGTATGCGGCGGACAGCCCATTTGGGCGTTCTGGGCTGAACGCCCCCATCATCTGGGATGGACGAGACGCGCAGGGAGAACCCGTGCCGACGGGGCTCTACTTCGTGCGAATACGTGCGAGCGACGAGTCGGGAAGCGCGCTCGACCGGGCTCTGAGGCTCCACGTGGTCCCCAGCGAAGCCTAT
- a CDS encoding sigma-70 family RNA polymerase sigma factor, whose protein sequence is MGSLASSGRLYGTVSRLSQRSRDEAPSNPPRCLSVHSVNILRVGTSIAANGRLLRSATTGATVKDTDQFLVEQFQSGDHGAFDVLVERHYTRIYELAYYFVHDVEDAYDITQEVFLRVFRSLPNFKGDASFFTWVYRIATNACIDFRRRRSRYQDVELTDEIIHQADTTLFIARERPPDRRALGTELDARIRQAVDQLPEKQRQVFILRHYEELALQEIATILGRGLGTIKAHLFHATRTMRRLLAPYVDEEANVMRRDPENRASNAAPAFTARATQDGGAEP, encoded by the coding sequence TTGGGATCGCTGGCGTCATCCGGGCGATTATACGGTACGGTGAGCCGTCTTTCCCAGCGGTCACGCGACGAAGCGCCGTCGAACCCGCCGAGATGCCTCTCGGTGCATTCCGTAAACATCTTGCGGGTGGGCACGTCTATAGCGGCGAACGGGCGGTTACTACGCAGCGCTACGACTGGAGCGACCGTGAAGGACACGGACCAGTTCCTCGTCGAGCAGTTCCAGTCCGGAGACCATGGCGCGTTCGACGTTCTTGTCGAGCGCCACTACACCCGGATCTACGAGCTTGCGTACTACTTCGTCCACGACGTGGAGGACGCCTACGACATCACGCAGGAGGTGTTCCTCCGTGTGTTCAGGTCGCTGCCGAACTTCAAAGGCGACGCGAGCTTCTTCACGTGGGTCTATAGGATCGCGACGAACGCTTGCATCGACTTCCGGCGGCGCAGGAGCCGATATCAAGACGTCGAACTGACCGACGAGATCATCCATCAGGCGGATACGACCCTGTTCATCGCGAGGGAACGTCCGCCGGATCGACGGGCATTGGGAACCGAGCTCGACGCTCGGATCCGTCAGGCGGTCGATCAACTGCCGGAGAAGCAGCGTCAGGTCTTCATTCTGAGGCACTACGAGGAACTCGCCCTCCAGGAGATCGCGACGATCTTGGGGCGCGGCCTCGGGACCATCAAGGCGCATTTGTTCCACGCAACGCGCACGATGCGCCGATTGCTCGCTCCGTATGTGGATGAGGAGGCGAACGTCATGCGTCGGGACCCGGAAAACCGAGCTTCGAACGCGGCGCCCGCGTTTACAGCGCGAGCGACGCAGGACGGCGGCGCGGAACCATGA